One window of the Eucalyptus grandis isolate ANBG69807.140 chromosome 6, ASM1654582v1, whole genome shotgun sequence genome contains the following:
- the LOC104451845 gene encoding putative receptor protein kinase ZmPK1, with amino-acid sequence MRNSSFLLVLILSILHLSSQPSSATHATLSRGDSLSIDNPDDILISKSGVFSAGFYPVGKNAYCFAIWFSHPPCSGQNCTVVWVANRDEPVNGRYSKLSLKKNGNLVLTDASQAVVWATETDPLSCSKTPFHQLQLLDSGNLVLRDRECNVPLWQSFDYPTDVLLSGQKLTRNTPLVSSRSNGNFSSGYYKLYFDNDNVLRLLFDGPLIPSVYWPDPGRVSWEVGRTTYNDSRVAVLDSLGNFTSSDDLKFLTSDFGQKTQRMLKADHDGNIRVYSREKDGKWAVTWQGLSESCTVHGICGPNSVCSYSPSEGRSCSCPPGYMWSNDTDWTQGCAPRFESFCNKGARAHVDFLRLPHHDFYGYDRAYFRNTTLAWCKKKCADLCDCKGFQYKFNGNRGSFDCYPKIRLLNGYFSLSFNGSIYLKLPKANLSSYQRPTKGSNSLSCPPKVQEVFLQRTYLKSHMNSTLNILFTVAMVLAGVEIVVVFLTWSFLIGTDPDKLGGYAKGYHLAGTGFTRFTYAELKKATKSFSKEIGRGSGGIVYKGVLPDHGEAAVKLLNEANQGEDEFLAEVRTIGNLNHINLITMWGYCVEGRHRLLVYEFMNHGSLAENLSSHQLDRKKTYEIAVGSAKGLAYLHEECLEWVLHCDVKPHNILLNSDYQPKVADFGLSKLLNREGFRNMSFSRIRGTRGYMAPEWVYNMPITSKVDVYSYEIVLLEMLTQGNPVQSHAIDGEVKGGNKRLTTWVREKMKPGVAMETWIREIMDRTVKGPYDIKKMEVLVAVALQCVEEDRDARPIMSQVVEMLLRHESENL; translated from the coding sequence ATGAGAAACTCGTCATTTCTCCTTGTGCTTATTCTCTCAATCCTTCACTTGTCTTCTCAACCTTCCTCTGCGACTCACGCTACCTTGAGCAGAGGCGACTCTCTCTCCATTGACAACCCAGATGACATCCTCATCTCAAAGTCCGGTGTCTTCTCCGCCGGTTTTTACCCTGTCGGCAAGAATGCTTACTGCTTTGCCATCTGGTTCAGCCATCCACCGTGCAGCGGCCAGAATTGCACCGTTGTTTGGGTGGCGAACCGCGATGAACCCGTCAATGGGAGGTACTCTAAGCTTTCCCTTAAAAAGAATGGCAATCTCGTGCTAACCGACGCCAGCCAGGCCGTTGTTTGGGCCACAGAAACAGACCCGCTGTCGTGTTCGAAGACACCGTTTCATCAGTTACAGCTCCTAGACTCTGGTAATCTTGTTCTTCGTGACAGAGAATGCAATGTCCCGCTCTGGCAAAGCTTCGACTACCCAACCGACGTGCTCCTCTCTGGACAGAAACTCACGAGGAACACACCTCTTGTTTCCTCTCGGAGCAACGGCAACTTCTCTTCTGGCTATTACAAGTTATACTTCGACAACGACAACGTCCTCCGTCTCCTCTTCGATGGACCTTTGATCCCAAGCGTATACTGGCCAGACCCAGGTCGTGTGAGTTGGGAAGTTGGAAGAACAACCTACAACGATAGTAGAGTTGCAGTGCTCGATTCCTTGGGGAATTTCACTTCATCCGACGATCTGAAGTTCCTGACGTCAGATTTTGGCCAGAAAACCCAACGTATGTTAAAGGCGGATCATGATGGTAATATAAGGGTCTATAGTAGAGAAAAAGATGGGAAGTGGGCGGTAACATGGCAAGGCTTATCTGAGTCATGTACTGTTCATGGGATTTGTGGACCGAATAGCGTTTGCAGCTACAGCCCAAGTGAGGGGAGGAGTTGCTCTTGCCCTCCTGGATACATGTGGAGTAATGACACTGATTGGACTCAGGGATGTGCGCCCAGATTCGAGAGCTTCTGCAACAAGGGTGCTCGTGCTCATGTTGATTTCCTGCGTTTGCCTCACCATGATTTCTATGGATATGACCGGGCCTATTTTCGAAACACCACCCTGGCGTGGTGCAAGAAAAAATGCGCAGATCTTTGCGATTGTAAAGGCTTTCAATACAAATTCAACGGGAACAGAGGGAGCTTCGACTGTTACCCCAAGATACGGCTGCTAAATGGATATTTTTCATTATCGTTTAATGGAAGCATCTATTTAAAACTACCGAAAGCCAATCTCTCTTCCTATCAAAGACCCACCAAAGGATCCAACTCACTGTCCTGTCCCCCAAAAGTTCAAGAAGTTTTCCTGCAGAGGACTTATCTGAAAAGCCACATGAATTCAACACTCAACATCTTGTTCACTGTTGCTATGGTGCTAGCTGGAGTGGAAATTGTTGTAGTCTTCCTCACATGGTCCTTCTTGATCGGGACTGATCCTGACAAACTCGGAGGTTATGCGAAGGGATATCATCTTGCGGGAACAGGATTCACAAGGTTCACGTATGCCGAGCTAAAGAAAGCGACCAAGAGCTTTAGCAAAGAGATTGGAAGAGGAAGTGGGGGGATTGTGTACAAGGGTGTCTTGCCAGATCATGGGGAAGCAGCGGTGAAGCTGCTAAACGAGGCCAATCAAGGAGAAGACGAGTTCCTGGCCGAAGTGAGAACAATTGGGAATCTCAATCACATAAACCTGATTACGATGTGGGGCTACTGCGTGGAGGGAAGGCACAGGCTCTTGGTTTATGAGTTCATGAATCACGGCTCCTTAGCAGAAAACCTTTCTTCCCATCAACTCGACCGGAAGAAAACGTATGAAATTGCGGTGGGATCAGCCAAGGGGCTTGCTTATCTTCACGAGGAGTGCTTGGAATGGGTTCTCCATTGCGACGTGAAGCCACATAACATACTCCTCAATTCTGACTACCAACCAAAGGTGGCCGATTTTGGGCTCTCTAAGCTACTTAACAGGGAGGGCTTTAGGAATATGAGTTTCTCAAGAATCAGAGGAACAAGGGGTTACATGGCTCCTGAATGGGTTTACAATATGCCCATCACGTCCAAAGTGGATGTGTATAGCTATGAAATCGTTCTGCTCGAGATGCTAACCCAAGGGAACCCAGTCCAAAGTCATGCCATTGATGGAGAAGTAAAGGGCGGGAACAAAAGATTGACTACCTGGgtgagagagaagatgaaaccAGGAGTGGCCATGGAGACATGGATAAGGGAAATTATGGATCGGACCGTAAAGGGACCTTACGACATCAAGAAGATGGAAGTTTTGGTTGCGGTGGCGCTTCAGTGTGTCGAGGAGGACAGAGATGCGAGACCCATCATGAGCCAGGTGGTTGAGATGCTTCTACGCCatgaaagtgaaaatttgtAA
- the LOC104449292 gene encoding putative receptor protein kinase ZmPK1 encodes MRNSSFLLALVLSILHLSSQPSSATRTTLSRGDSLSVDNPDDILISKSGVFSAGFYPVGKNAYCFAIWFSDPPCSGQNCTVVWMANRNEPVNGRYSKLSIKKNGDLMLTDARHAVVWAIDTASLSWSKTPVHQLQLLDSGNLVLRDREGNVPLWQSFNCPTNVLLPGQNLTRNTPLVSSQSNGNFSSGYYKLYFDNDNILRLLFDGPLISSVYWPAPTHVSWEVGRTTYNDSRVAVLDSLGNFTSSDNLKFLTLDFGKKTQRMLKVDHDGNVRVYSREKDGKWVVTWQGLPESCTVHGICGPNSVCRYSPREGRSCSCLPGYVWNNDTDWTQGCAPKFQSFCNQGSDAHVDFLRLPHHDFFGYDKDYTSNTTLARCKKMCADLCNCKGFQYKFNGEKGSFDCFPKIQLLNGYISFSVIGSIYLKLPKANLSSYQIPTKGFDPLPCPPKAQEVVPQRTYLKSHQNSTLEILLIFATALAGVEIVVVFLTWSFLIGTDPDKRGGYAKGYRLAGTGFTRFTYAELKKATRNFNKEIGRGSGGIVYKGVLPDHGEAAVKLLNEANQGEEEFLAEVRTIGNLNHMNLIAMWGYCVEGRHRLLVYEFMNHGSLAENLFSDQLDWKKRYEIAVGSAKGLAYLHEECLEWVLHCDVKPQNILLDSNYQPKVADFGLSKLLNREGLKNTSFSSIRGTRGYMAPEWVYNMPITSKVDVYSYGIVLLEMLTGGNPVAGHAIRGEIKGDNKTFTSWVREKMKPGLPMETWIREIVDPTVKEPYDIKKMEVLVAVALQCVEEDRDARPTMSQVVEMLLRHESEDL; translated from the coding sequence ATGAGAAACTCGTCATTTCTCCTTGCGCTTGTTCTCTCAATCCTTCACTTGTCTTCTCAACCTTCCTCTGCCACTCGCACTACTTTGAGCAGAGGCGACTCTCTCTCCGTTGATAACCCGGATGACATCCTCATCTCAAAGTCTGGTGTCTTCTCCGCCGGTTTTTACCCCGTCGGCAAGAACGCTTACTGCTTTGCCATCTGGTTCAGCGATCCACCATGCAGCGGCCAGAATTGCACCGTAGTTTGGATGGCAAACCGCAATGAACCTGTCAACGGGAGGTACTCTAAGCTTTCTATTAAAAAGAACGGTGATCTCATGCTAACTGATGCCAGACACGCTGTTGTTTGGGCCATAGATACAGCCTCGCTCTCGTGGTCGAAAACACCGGTTCATCAGTTACAACTCCTAGACTCTGGTAATCTTGTTCTTCGTGACAGAGAAGGTAATGTCCCACTCTGGCAAAGCTTCAACTGCCCGACCAACGTGCTCCTCCCTGGACAGAACCTCACCAGGAACACACCACTTGTTTCCTCTCAGAGCAACGGCAACTTCTCCTCTGGCTATTACAAGTTATACTTCGACAACGACAACATCCTTCGTCTCCTCTTCGATGGACCTTTGATCTCAAGCGTATACTGGCCAGCCCCGACCCATGTGAGTTGGGAAGTTGGAAGAACAACCTACAACGATAGTAGAGTTGCAGTGCTCGATTCCCTGGGGAATTTCACTTCATCTGACAATCTGAAGTTCCTGACGTTGGATTTTGGCAAGAAAACACAACGTATGTTAAAGGTGGATCATGATGGTAATGTAAGGGTCTATAGTAGAGAAAAAGATGGGAAGTGGGTTGTAACATGGCAAGGCTTACCTGAGTCATGTACTGTTCATGGGATTTGTGGACCGAATAGCGTTTGCAGGTACAGCCCGAGGGAGGGAAGGAGTTGTTCTTGCCTTCCCGGATATGTGTGGAATAATGACACTGATTGGACTCAGGGATGTGCGCCCAAATTCCAGAGCTTCTGCAACCAGGGTTCTGATGCTCATGTCGATTTCCTGCGTTTGCCTCACCATGATTTCTTTGGATATGATAAGGACTATACTTCAAACACTACCCTGGCGCGGTGCAAGAAAATGTGCGCAGATCTTTGCAATTGTAAAGGCTTTCAATACAAATTCAACGGGGAAAAAGGGAGCTTCGACTGTTTCCCCAAGATACAGCTGTTAAATGGATATATTTCCTTCTCAGTTATTGGGAGCATCTATTTGAAACTACCAAAAGCTAATCTCTCTTCTTATCAAATACCCACCAAAGGATTCGACCCACTGCCCTGTCCCCCAAAAGCTCAAGAAGTTGTCCCGCAGAGGACTTATCTGAAGAGCCACCAGAATTCAACACTTGAGATCTTGCTCATTTTTGCTACGGCGCTGGCAGGAGTGGAAATTGTTGTAGTCTTCCTCACATGGTCCTTTTTGATCGGGACTGATCCTGACAAACGCGGAGGTTATGCAAAGGGATATCGTCTTGCGGGGACAGGATTTACAAGGTTCACATATGCCGAGCTAAAGAAAGCGACCAGGAACTTTAACAAAGAGATTGGAAGAGGAAGTGGGGGGATTGTGTACAAGGGTGTCCTGCCAGATCATGGGGAAGCAGCGGTCAAGCTGCTAAACGAGGCGAATCAAGGAGAAGAAGAGTTCCTGGCTGAAGTGAGAACAATTGGGAATCTCAATCACATGAACCTGATTGCGATGTGGGGTTACTGCGTGGAGGGAAGGCACAGGCTCTTGGTTTATGAGTTCATGAATCACGGTTCCTTGGCAGAAAACCTTTTTTCCGATCAACTCGACTGGAAGAAGAGGTATGAGATCGCGGTGGGATCAGCCAAGGGGCTTGCTTATCTTCACGAGGAGTGCTTGGAATGGGTTCTCCATTGCGACGTGAAGCCACAGAACATACTCCTCGATTCCAATTACCAACCAAAGGTGGCCGATTTTGGGCTCTCTAAGCTACTTAACAGAGAGGGCCTTAAGAATACAAGTTTCTCAAGTATCAGAGGAACGAGGGGTTATATGGCTCCTGAATGGGTTTACAATATGCCAATCACCTCCAAAGTGGATGTGTACAGCTATGGAATCGTTCTGTTGGAGATGCTGACAGGAGGGAACCCGGTCGCAGGCCATGCCATCCGCGGTGAAATAAAAGGCGACAACAAAACGTTCACTTCCTGGgtgagagagaagatgaaaccAGGGTTGCCCATGGAGACATGGATAAGGGAAATTGTGGATCCGACCGTAAAGGAACCTTACGACATCAAGAAGATGGAAGTTTTGGTTGCGGTGGCGCTTCAGTGTGTGGAGGAGGACCGAGATGCGAGACCCACCATGAGCCAGGTGGTTGAGATGCTTCTGCGCCATGAAAGTGAGGATCTGTAA